In Anopheles cruzii unplaced genomic scaffold, idAnoCruzAS_RS32_06 scaffold00822_ctg1, whole genome shotgun sequence, the genomic window GGGGTCACCAGCCGGACACTAGTTCCGTATGTTGGCAGCTATGATCGCCAGTTCATCGCGGAGTGTCACGTTTTTTCCTCTTGCGTAAGGGGGCATCATGTTTACGTGCAGGAAATAGAGTCCGCGTGTCCTGCGGAGTAATGGAAACCGATCGTAAGTTAGAGCGCTGGAGTAGAGTAGAGAGGAGGCGCAAGAGTTTCGTTAGGGGCCACCGGTCTCGCAGGTTAGTCGCACTGCCTAGGTCATGGACCGGTCTTACGTAATCCACTGAGGGGAGAAGGACTTAAGATTAAGCAACGCAACGCCAACTTGCGGTGCGTGCGTAATGAGACTCCAGGTCCCCGTTTGCCCGGTACCGCCGGAATGCGGGGACGATTTATGTGACAACTTGGCAACTTGTTGCCCGCCCGGCTTCGCGCTTCGTGAGCACGGTGATGATCTTGGCGAGTGAAGCTATGGAACTATCTCGATGCCCTCGTTGAAAGATAAGGCGCGCGCGGGGCGAGACGGGGTGATATGATATTGTGGACGGCCCGGCGGGAGAAGTTGAAATTACTTTTACTTTCCACCACGCGCACCAGATGATGGGGTCCGCAAGTTGCGGCTACTGCGGGTTGCCGATAGACAGACGCTACTTACGTGTtgggtgtgtgcgcgcccatAATGGCCAGCTGCTGGTTCGGGCCGCCTCCTCGGCAAATGCCCAACATGTACAGGTACCAGTGGGCACAGCGGTACCCGTAGAAGCCAACGTCGGTCCCGATCGACTCGGCGTAGTACTCCGGCGCCCGGTTGTGGTTGCATTCGCCCGCCGTCATCATGGTGGCCATGTTGCAGCCGGGCTGCTCCACACCGCCGTTCACGTAGAAGTCGACGTGTCCGCTCGGATGCAGTATGCCCCGCTGGAAGACGTCCGTGTGGATCACCTGCACGAACTCGGCATCGGACTGATCGAGCTTCTGGTCGTTCGGAGCGAACACGAACAGTGGTTTGGCCGGATCGAGCCCCGTTATGCGCCGCAGCTTGCCCGCCCGCAGGTAGTTGGCGATCATGCCGGAAGTTTGACCGCCGAGACTGAAGCCCACCACGTGAATGTCCTCCAGTGGCACGATGCGGCTGGCGATGATGAAGTCCAACAGCTGGGCCGTGcagttggccaccgtcggaagATTACGCACCGCCTGCAGATAGCACGGTTCCAGTGCCAGTGGTCCGTAGTCGACCGAGATGATGTTGTACTCGCCGTGGGCCAGGTAAGCGGGCCGTATCGTGGGGTTCGGTGCATAGTCACGGTGTCCCGTATAGCCGTGGATTAGCACCACCAGTGGGCGTCCTCGCAAGAAGCCGGCATTCATGACAGTGGCCGGATTGAACATGTCcagttgggttgggtttttctccgtttctctAGGGATTAGAACATAGAGGACATTTGGGTCAAGGTGATTGAGGAATACGGCCGAAAGGTGACCAAAATGGCACTATCTGACCGA contains:
- the LOC128276262 gene encoding lipase member H-A-like, whose translation is MKRIFAAWETAIAASKTIQTDRETEKNPTQLDMFNPATVMNAGFLRGRPLVVLIHGYTGHRDYAPNPTIRPAYLAHGEYNIISVDYGPLALEPCYLQAVRNLPTVANCTAQLLDFIIASRIVPLEDIHVVGFSLGGQTSGMIANYLRAGKLRRITGLDPAKPLFVFAPNDQKLDQSDAEFVQVIHTDVFQRGILHPSGHVDFYVNGGVEQPGCNMATMMTAGECNHNRAPEYYAESIGTDVGFYGYRCAHWYLYMLGICRGGGPNQQLAIMGAHTPNTTRGLYFLHVNMMPPYARGKNVTLRDELAIIAANIRN